AGCACGAACCGCACCGGCCCGGACGGCACCCGGTCGAGGTGGAACCAGCCCGCCTCGTCGACCTCCACGGCGACTTCGCCACCGGGCCGGCGAGCCACGACGAGGGACGCGCCGACTGCCAGCCCGGTGACCTGGAGACCGCCCGCGACGTGGTCCAGCCGCAGGTGCAGGCCGGTGAACCGCAACCGCCGCCCACCGCCGCACCCGCGCATCCCCGGCTCCTCGCCCTCGGCCGAGTCCGACAGCAGCCGCAGCGGGGCCGCGCCGGTGCGCTCGGCCAGCGCGGCGCGCGCCCGGTCGGCCAGCGTCGCGGGCGCCGGGTCCAGCTCGTCCACCAGGCGCGCGATGGCGTCGAGCACTTCGCGGTCCGTCGTCACCGGTCCACCTCCGCGCCGAGCCTGCGGCGCAGCACGGCCAGGCACCGGCCGCGGGTGGCGCCCAGGCTGTTGACCGGCACCCCGACCGCCTCGGCGACCTGCCGGAACGACAGCTCCGGCGCGAACGCGGTCAGCCGCAGGATCTCCCGGCACCGGTCGGTCAACGTCGCGTAGGCGTCCCACAGCCGGGTGTCGCCGGCCAGCGCCACCTCCTCCGGCGTCGGTCCGTCGGCGGGCGCGTCCCACTCCGCCAGCGACTCCTCCCGGCCGCGCAGGCGCAGCACGGTGAGCGTTTCCCGCCGGGTGGTGGTGACCAGCCACGCGCCCAGCCGGTCGGGCCGTCGGATGCGGGCCAGGTTCTCGGCGAGCGCGAGCCAGGTGGCCTGGCAGACGTCGGCCGCGTCGTCCGAGCCGAGCCGGTGCGACCGCGGCACGGCCCAGACCAGGCGCGCGTACCGGCGCACGACCTCGTGCCACGCGGTCCGGTCGCCCAGGCCGGCGAGGGTGAGCAGTTCAGCGTTGTCCAGGTGTTGCATGCTCCATCAGAGCCACCGCTCTGACCTGGGGATACCGTCGCCGCTCGATGGTGTGGCCGGTGGAACCGGCGGTCACCGCCGTGCGTCCCTACTCGGTTCGCAGACCGGTCGGGTGGATCGCCGAGCGCAACGCGGGCAGCGTGCACAGCGACACCGCGAGCACGACGACCGCCGCGGCGGCGACCGTGGTGCCGACCTCGGCCCAGTCGACCCGGAACCGGCCGGACGGCGCGACCAACCACGCCGTGCCCAGCCCGATCGGGATGGCCAGGCCGACGCCGAGCGCCGCGGGGATCGCCGACTGCCACACCGCCGACGCCGCGAGGACCTTGGGCGGCACGCCGTTGGCGGCGAGCACGGCGGTCGGCCGGCGGCGTTCGAAGACCTGGTCGACGGCCGCCGCCGCCAGCCCGATCACGGCCAGCAGGGTGAGCAGCACCGATCCGCCGATGACGCCGCTGCGCAACGACGTGAACAGCTCCACCTGCCCGGCCTCGACCCCCCGGCGCAGCGTGACGCCGCGGTCGGCCCGCCCGGTGGCGGCCAGCAGGCGGTCGCCGAACGACTCGTCCGGGTCGCCGCGCACGACCAGCTCGTGCGGCTGCGCGGCGGCCAGCACCGGGTCGGCCCCGCCGGCCACGACCAGCCCGGTCAGCCCGGTCGACTCGGGCACCGAGCCCGCCGCCAGCTCCCGGTACGGCGGCACGACCCACCGCTGCCCGTCCAGGGTCAGCGCCGTCCCCGGCTCCGGCCCGGGGCCGAGCAGGTAGGCGGAGCCGTTCACGCAGTCGTCGACGTCGAGGCGTTCGGCGATCTCCGCGCAGTCGGTGCTGGTGATGGCCGTGCCGCCGGCGAACTGCGAGCGCACCTCGCTGACCTGCCGCACCCCGCCGACCAGCGCGATCGCCTCCTCCAGCGCCCGCACCCCGGTGCGGGCGGGCAGGTCGAGCACCCAGCGGTCCGGCGTGTCCGACGGCGGCGCGGCGGTGAACTGGGCCGCGACGCCGAGCAGCACCTGGAGCGTCAGCGAACCGGTCAGCACCACGACCACGCCGGACAGCACGCGTGGCGTGCCCGCGTCGAAGCGCAGGGTGCGCAGGGCGAGCAGCGGCGCGACGCCGTCCGGTTCGAGGCGGTGCGCGACCTCGCCGACCAGCCACGGCAGCACCGCGCCGGTGCCCGCGAGGACCAGCGCGATGCCCAGCCCGAGGCCGACCGCGAGACCGGTGTC
This genomic window from Saccharothrix sp. HUAS TT1 contains:
- a CDS encoding FtsX-like permease family protein translates to MRWAADLVLGIRLAVGGSRTSWTRLALTAAGVGLGVTVLLLAASVGPAREAKTQRVQAAAPHSTEEGATLKARNVSVSWQGRLITGVELAATGDDAPAPPGVGRLPRPGELVVSPELLDLMRTDDSVRARFPERVVGVIADAGLPRPKSLIFYAGLADAHLDSAYPAAGFGSDRSPVTLSPIYRLLVVTAITALLVPLGIFILVATRLGATGRGQRLAAIRLVGASRAQLRWIASGETLTGAVLGLLVGVALFFAARPLARFIEVEGVGFFPTDLLPDPLLGALIAVGVPVVAVVSALLALRTEDVGPLGLDRAVVLPRRRVWWRFGLIGVGGALVVAVSAIGGYWQLTADTGLAVGLGLGIALVLAGTGAVLPWLVGEVAHRLEPDGVAPLLALRTLRFDAGTPRVLSGVVVVLTGSLTLQVLLGVAAQFTAAPPSDTPDRWVLDLPARTGVRALEEAIALVGGVRQVSEVRSQFAGGTAITSTDCAEIAERLDVDDCVNGSAYLLGPGPEPGTALTLDGQRWVVPPYRELAAGSVPESTGLTGLVVAGGADPVLAAAQPHELVVRGDPDESFGDRLLAATGRADRGVTLRRGVEAGQVELFTSLRSGVIGGSVLLTLLAVIGLAAAAVDQVFERRRPTAVLAANGVPPKVLAASAVWQSAIPAALGVGLAIPIGLGTAWLVAPSGRFRVDWAEVGTTVAAAAVVVLAVSLCTLPALRSAIHPTGLRTE
- a CDS encoding RNA polymerase sigma factor encodes the protein MQHLDNAELLTLAGLGDRTAWHEVVRRYARLVWAVPRSHRLGSDDAADVCQATWLALAENLARIRRPDRLGAWLVTTTRRETLTVLRLRGREESLAEWDAPADGPTPEEVALAGDTRLWDAYATLTDRCREILRLTAFAPELSFRQVAEAVGVPVNSLGATRGRCLAVLRRRLGAEVDR